A part of Synechococcus sp. UW179A genomic DNA contains:
- a CDS encoding rhamnan synthesis F family protein, with product MLSSITCGDFELNISHPHGMPTLVPSAALESRLDWRLHPISSTNQASDEEAAYSSESSALPKLAVHLHIHYVETLPILLNALDHCRDGLHNTRIWISTTSSAKAEAIEEILERIFHFEPTTTAELRVCPNHGRNFGPLLHHLWPEFKQEELLLHLHGKRSLETDLGDAWLIQLLKQLLPDGQTLKALRQRFNQDPSLGLLMPQTPQLIRPYMNWGNNFELANQLSKPMAGCLHRDAVLMFPAGGMFWVRPAALQPLATCLNTMGSLPPEPLPVDGSSLHAIERLVAHACEASGHHWKLLCEGNNSATTASEPISVLQSRPKDFQQATALIANRLRQIDEQLQCSETNLKQSTQQINELTSAVNQLMSAVGERDEQIMSMANSWGWKLTRLVKRMARGSRK from the coding sequence ATGCTGAGTTCTATTACTTGCGGAGATTTCGAACTGAACATTTCTCATCCGCATGGCATGCCCACACTGGTGCCATCAGCCGCATTGGAAAGTCGGCTCGATTGGCGACTGCATCCAATCAGCAGCACCAATCAAGCGAGCGACGAAGAGGCTGCATACTCCTCAGAAAGCAGCGCACTACCGAAGCTTGCAGTGCATCTGCATATTCACTACGTCGAAACATTGCCAATTCTCCTGAATGCTCTGGACCATTGCCGCGACGGTCTACACAACACGCGGATTTGGATCAGCACAACCAGTTCGGCCAAAGCTGAGGCGATTGAAGAGATTCTTGAGCGGATCTTTCACTTTGAACCAACAACAACTGCTGAGTTGCGTGTTTGCCCGAACCATGGCCGAAATTTCGGGCCTCTTTTGCATCATCTCTGGCCCGAATTCAAACAAGAAGAGCTCCTACTGCATCTTCACGGGAAACGCTCTCTTGAAACAGACCTGGGCGATGCATGGTTGATCCAACTTCTCAAGCAGCTGCTACCTGATGGCCAGACATTGAAGGCTTTGCGCCAACGCTTCAACCAAGATCCCTCACTGGGGCTGCTGATGCCCCAAACCCCACAACTGATTCGGCCTTACATGAATTGGGGCAATAACTTTGAACTCGCCAATCAGCTTTCAAAACCGATGGCAGGTTGCCTGCACCGCGATGCGGTTCTGATGTTTCCAGCCGGTGGCATGTTCTGGGTACGGCCAGCAGCACTTCAACCATTGGCGACGTGCCTCAACACGATGGGGTCTCTACCGCCAGAGCCTTTGCCAGTCGATGGCAGCAGTCTGCACGCGATCGAACGATTAGTCGCTCACGCCTGCGAAGCCTCAGGCCACCATTGGAAACTTCTCTGCGAAGGCAACAACTCAGCAACCACTGCATCGGAGCCGATCAGCGTATTGCAATCGCGCCCCAAGGATTTCCAACAAGCGACTGCTCTAATCGCCAATCGATTGCGACAGATCGATGAACAATTGCAATGCAGCGAGACCAACCTGAAGCAAAGCACCCAACAAATCAACGAATTGACAAGTGCTGTCAACCAATTGATGAGTGCTGTGGGTGAACGCGACGAGCAAATCATGAGTATGGCGAATTCGTGGGGATGGAAGCTCACACGGCTTGTCAAGCGAATGGCAAGAGGCAGCAGGAAATAA
- a CDS encoding glycosyltransferase family 4 protein, with product MLNQTGLSSEQLTAEMGSSKSPRLVASSLTDTNLAVRHGVLLRGQPYLEELAWLRRSKNLDQAYSLVGLIHTIAPPAVRSKIGSAVIAPTHPWDALVCTSPAVQQAMETMLDASVEHLSARLGAVRCPRPKLPLIPLAVDTELMARLAADVQARAALRQRLRIAEHDVVVLWVGRLSYYEKAFPQSMFQAMHLAAQRTQKRLHFCLVGWFPGGDVEMKAYKQAADVLAPDLNVIVLDGNDSQLVAQSWASADVFLSLVDNIQETFGLTPVEAMAAGLPVVVSDWDGYRYTVRDGLDGFLVPTLSSPGGAPGELLATLHSMELESYQTYVGAVAQHTAVHVQKAASLIAQLAEDENLRVSMGKSAQQRARTMFAWPEVIRQYKELFDELAERRCSADSALACVGAHVEPSRGEPFSDFQHFATDVLHPEKNLRLAADVTVFDLDKRLEVKLNRQYPGLRCKNEVALNLLQRLGDAGSKGLSVGQLLAGFSGEQDAYLKTTLVWLAKMGLVDWLSFEPERSR from the coding sequence GTGCTGAACCAGACGGGGCTGAGTAGCGAGCAATTGACTGCCGAAATGGGTTCTTCTAAAAGCCCTCGACTCGTTGCATCATCATTAACCGATACGAATCTCGCTGTCCGCCATGGTGTTCTCCTCCGCGGACAGCCGTACTTAGAAGAGCTTGCTTGGTTGCGTCGATCTAAAAATCTTGATCAGGCATATAGTCTCGTTGGATTGATTCACACGATCGCTCCGCCAGCAGTTCGCTCTAAAATAGGATCTGCAGTAATTGCTCCCACTCACCCATGGGATGCATTGGTCTGTACATCTCCTGCTGTTCAGCAGGCAATGGAGACGATGTTAGATGCCTCGGTTGAGCACCTCTCTGCCCGCTTAGGCGCAGTGCGTTGTCCTAGGCCCAAGCTTCCGCTCATCCCCCTTGCCGTAGATACTGAGCTGATGGCCCGTTTGGCAGCGGATGTCCAAGCACGTGCAGCGCTACGTCAACGGCTCAGGATTGCTGAGCATGATGTTGTAGTGCTTTGGGTGGGCCGTCTTTCTTATTACGAGAAGGCTTTTCCACAAAGCATGTTCCAGGCAATGCACCTAGCAGCGCAACGAACTCAAAAGAGACTGCATTTTTGCCTTGTGGGATGGTTTCCAGGCGGTGATGTTGAGATGAAGGCGTATAAGCAGGCTGCAGATGTTTTGGCGCCAGATCTCAATGTGATCGTTTTAGACGGCAACGACTCCCAGTTAGTTGCACAGAGCTGGGCCTCCGCTGATGTGTTCTTGTCTCTGGTTGACAATATTCAAGAAACTTTTGGATTAACGCCTGTAGAAGCCATGGCAGCTGGTCTACCAGTCGTGGTGAGTGACTGGGATGGCTATCGCTATACCGTTAGGGATGGTCTCGATGGTTTCCTGGTACCCACCTTGAGCAGCCCAGGTGGTGCACCGGGAGAACTACTTGCCACTCTCCACAGTATGGAGCTGGAGTCTTATCAGACTTATGTCGGTGCAGTAGCCCAGCACACAGCTGTTCACGTGCAAAAAGCTGCTTCTTTGATTGCGCAACTGGCCGAGGATGAAAACTTGCGAGTGTCTATGGGCAAGTCTGCACAACAGAGGGCACGAACAATGTTTGCTTGGCCAGAAGTGATCCGCCAGTACAAAGAACTTTTTGATGAACTGGCCGAACGTCGTTGCAGTGCAGATTCAGCTTTGGCTTGTGTGGGTGCTCATGTTGAGCCCAGCCGCGGTGAACCGTTTTCTGATTTTCAGCATTTTGCTACGGATGTCTTGCATCCTGAAAAGAACCTTCGTCTCGCAGCGGATGTGACCGTTTTTGATTTGGACAAACGTCTGGAGGTCAAACTGAACCGTCAATATCCCGGTTTGCGCTGCAAAAATGAGGTGGCTCTGAACTTGCTTCAGCGACTTGGGGATGCAGGATCGAAAGGGCTTAGCGTGGGTCAACTTTTGGCTGGATTCTCCGGCGAGCAGGATGCCTATTTGAAAACAACTCTCGTTTGGCTAGCCAAGATGGGTCTCGTGGATTGGTTATCTTTTGAACCTGAGCGTTCGCGCTAA
- a CDS encoding calcium-binding protein — MAFTTVTGSNGVTSLVGTTGVDTATVLTLDKDVFIGGNTGNDIVTTALGTGGNNLSNYDVRMGGGDDQFTVGNNITSSNLYLDGETLGNDGADAFTFNAGNVMTRTELRGAGGNDVITINGGVSNSTINGNTGEDALTTTGNLTFSLLLGGQGIDTINVNGATNNANINGNRGNDIINMGAGVTSTSTTVFGGQGIDTINNANATDGIQIEGNLGDDTLSDVQGLTAGGNTTAVDTTFLGGDGADTILGGEGGDTMTGGAGADRFLFNLTEDSLVTDIDFITDFSAAAGDTIESSGANLAMTAFINGITDVQRRTTGSGATLTATMQSVQAGNLATVAQLVNVNTGTFAGNYIVLNTANNTFNALTSQVTQVASLGGITGATFV, encoded by the coding sequence TTGGCTTTCACTACCGTCACCGGCTCTAATGGCGTGACATCCCTGGTCGGAACGACCGGCGTGGATACCGCAACCGTGCTCACCCTTGATAAGGACGTCTTCATTGGTGGCAACACCGGCAATGATATTGTCACCACAGCTCTTGGAACGGGTGGCAACAACCTTTCCAACTACGACGTCCGGATGGGCGGTGGTGACGACCAATTCACCGTCGGCAACAACATCACCTCATCCAATCTTTATTTGGATGGTGAAACTCTCGGCAACGATGGAGCCGACGCCTTCACTTTCAACGCTGGCAACGTAATGACTCGCACCGAGCTCCGCGGTGCTGGCGGTAATGACGTAATTACCATTAATGGTGGCGTCAGCAACTCCACCATTAACGGCAACACCGGTGAAGATGCTCTTACCACCACTGGAAACCTAACGTTCTCCCTTCTTCTGGGCGGCCAAGGTATTGACACCATTAACGTCAATGGAGCCACTAACAACGCCAACATCAATGGCAACCGTGGCAACGACATCATCAATATGGGTGCAGGTGTCACCTCAACTTCCACGACCGTGTTTGGCGGCCAAGGTATCGATACCATCAATAACGCCAATGCCACTGATGGTATTCAGATCGAAGGTAACTTGGGTGATGACACCTTGAGTGACGTCCAAGGCCTTACTGCTGGCGGAAACACAACCGCAGTTGACACCACATTCCTGGGTGGTGATGGTGCTGACACCATCCTCGGAGGCGAAGGTGGTGACACAATGACTGGTGGTGCAGGTGCAGATCGTTTCCTGTTCAACCTCACTGAAGACTCACTCGTTACCGACATTGACTTCATCACCGATTTCAGTGCCGCTGCTGGCGACACAATTGAGTCAAGTGGTGCTAATCTTGCCATGACCGCCTTTATCAACGGCATCACTGATGTGCAGAGAAGGACTACTGGATCAGGAGCCACTTTGACAGCGACAATGCAGTCAGTCCAGGCTGGTAACTTAGCTACCGTTGCTCAGCTGGTTAATGTCAATACAGGTACCTTCGCAGGTAACTACATCGTATTGAACACTGCTAACAACACTTTTAATGCTTTAACCAGCCAAGTAACACAGGTAGCCAGCCTTGGAGGAATCACAGGTGCTACTTTCGTCTGA
- a CDS encoding glycosyltransferase family 4 protein: MWRAFFNHSFIAMNILFVHQNFPGQYRHITREIAKSKTHNIIALSTTPPQEKIPESVQLLRYQITQGNTENIHPWVLETESKVIRGEACAKAAHRIAQQGFVPDLICAHPGWGESLFLKEIWPTTPILHYQEFYYKSKGFDLDFDPEIQGDATKWENAAKGFMKNAAVQLSLEISNWNICPTEFQKSSFPGHWQESISAIHDGIDTQIATPNPSAKTLQIDKQILLNPEDKIITFVNRTLEPYRGYHTFIRSIPHIQQQLPNAKIVIVGETTGVSYGGKCEKGEWKDHFLKEIEGKYDPEFIHFTGTLGYEQYLQLLQLSKVHVYLTYPFVLSWSLMEAMSTGCPIVGSATAPVQELIKHRHNGLLVDFFDHKALADSVTELLNDREQAQAMGQRARRTILKDYSLKACVPRHLSLMSLVASGSLKRN, translated from the coding sequence ATGTGGAGGGCTTTTTTTAATCATTCTTTTATTGCAATGAATATTTTATTTGTCCATCAAAATTTCCCTGGTCAATACCGCCACATCACAAGGGAAATCGCCAAAAGTAAGACTCATAATATTATTGCACTAAGTACTACACCTCCCCAGGAAAAGATCCCAGAGTCGGTTCAGCTATTAAGATATCAAATTACACAAGGAAACACTGAAAATATCCATCCCTGGGTCTTGGAGACTGAATCGAAGGTTATTCGCGGCGAAGCTTGTGCAAAAGCAGCACACCGAATAGCCCAACAAGGTTTCGTTCCTGATCTAATTTGTGCTCATCCAGGCTGGGGTGAATCACTCTTTCTCAAGGAAATCTGGCCAACAACACCAATTCTTCATTACCAAGAATTTTATTATAAAAGCAAAGGCTTCGATCTAGACTTTGATCCTGAAATACAGGGGGATGCAACCAAATGGGAGAATGCTGCAAAAGGTTTCATGAAAAATGCAGCTGTACAGCTTTCGCTAGAAATAAGCAACTGGAATATATGCCCTACTGAATTTCAAAAAAGCAGCTTTCCAGGCCACTGGCAAGAATCAATTAGTGCAATTCATGATGGAATTGATACACAAATAGCAACACCAAATCCATCGGCTAAAACTCTTCAGATTGACAAGCAAATACTCCTGAATCCAGAAGATAAAATCATCACCTTTGTCAATCGAACCTTGGAACCTTATCGAGGATATCACACATTTATCCGCTCAATTCCCCATATCCAGCAACAATTGCCGAATGCGAAAATCGTGATCGTCGGTGAGACTACAGGCGTAAGCTATGGTGGCAAGTGCGAAAAGGGTGAGTGGAAAGACCATTTTTTAAAAGAAATTGAGGGCAAATACGATCCGGAATTCATACACTTCACTGGAACACTTGGTTATGAACAGTATCTTCAGTTGCTGCAATTAAGCAAAGTACATGTATATCTTACTTACCCATTCGTACTCAGCTGGAGTCTGATGGAAGCGATGAGCACAGGATGCCCGATCGTTGGCTCAGCAACAGCCCCAGTGCAGGAACTCATCAAACACCGTCACAATGGATTGTTAGTGGATTTTTTCGATCACAAAGCACTAGCTGATAGTGTCACTGAACTTTTAAATGATCGTGAACAAGCTCAAGCTATGGGGCAACGAGCCAGGAGAACAATTCTGAAAGATTATAGCCTTAAAGCATGCGTACCCCGCCACCTTTCTCTGATGAGCCTAGTAGCTAGCGGATCACTCAAACGGAACTAA
- a CDS encoding sulfotransferase: MKEQLVGIDRLPHFLGLGVQKGGTTTLQRLLEQHPQIWLSPEKELHYFSLYFNRGRHWYSNCFADASPDQCCGDITPYYVFHPQAPERIANLLPDARLIVLLRDPVERCLSQYFHSRRLGLESLELEDALAAESARLAGAEQQLESSDGFHFGHQEHSYLARSRYEQQLNRYEERFSTDQILLLKSEDFFDRGAQIWDRVLSFLALDAIPFPQSFSPANVGQGEAAAVPEQVCSHLREQLQHTYYVMENRYQIRW; encoded by the coding sequence TTGAAGGAGCAGCTTGTGGGTATCGATCGATTGCCGCATTTTTTGGGCCTTGGTGTCCAGAAGGGGGGGACCACCACACTGCAGAGATTGTTGGAACAGCATCCTCAGATTTGGTTGTCCCCCGAAAAAGAGCTTCACTACTTCAGCCTTTATTTCAATCGGGGCCGTCACTGGTATTCCAATTGCTTCGCTGATGCATCTCCTGATCAGTGTTGCGGAGATATCACCCCCTATTACGTCTTTCATCCCCAGGCTCCAGAGAGGATTGCGAATCTGCTGCCAGACGCCCGTTTGATTGTGCTGTTGAGGGATCCTGTTGAACGCTGCTTGTCTCAGTATTTTCATTCGCGCCGATTGGGCTTGGAATCACTGGAGCTCGAGGATGCACTGGCTGCTGAATCAGCACGGCTAGCGGGAGCTGAACAACAACTTGAATCTTCAGATGGCTTTCATTTTGGACACCAAGAGCACAGTTACCTGGCGCGTAGCCGCTACGAGCAGCAGCTCAATCGTTATGAGGAGAGGTTCTCGACGGACCAGATCCTGTTGCTGAAAAGTGAGGATTTCTTTGATCGAGGTGCTCAAATTTGGGATCGTGTGCTTAGCTTTCTTGCGTTGGACGCTATTCCTTTTCCGCAATCTTTTTCCCCAGCCAATGTCGGTCAGGGTGAAGCAGCAGCGGTGCCGGAGCAAGTATGCAGCCATCTGCGTGAGCAACTTCAACATACGTACTACGTTATGGAGAATCGGTATCAAATTCGCTGGTGA